A window of Phragmites australis chromosome 2, lpPhrAust1.1, whole genome shotgun sequence genomic DNA:
CGCACCGTATTCAGAATGCGATCGCATTTTGGTtcgattcaaattcaaaatttgaaaatttgacaaaaaatgTTCGGTTTCTATTGAATTTTACCAAAATCGTACAGAAAATTCACCGACTAATAGAACGTATCCGTTCTTTGACTTTCCAAAGCATAGTGCATCAAGAAATTGCTTGGTTTAATGACCCATCAAATTCTAGGTTTGCTACTCAagcatttttacaattttcttcatttattttaaCAACTGTTTGGAAAtcaagttttatttttcattacaGTGGGGCACTTGGCACATGGCTCTATATTGATGCTTTGAACTTCCACGCCTCGTCGGAGATAACTTGGCCATACTAGTGCAGTCTGTAGTAACACTTATCGCTGGCTTTTCCATAGCATTTGCTTCTGACTGGAAGCTCACGCTGACCGTTATATGTGTGATTCCTTTAGTGGGATCGCAAAATTATATTCAAGTGAAGTTCTTGAAAGGGTTCGGTGAAGATGCTAAGGTGAAAATATAGAAGTTCCTGTTGTGAACATTGTCATCTTTATTTTAAGAAAGCAAAGAATTCCtgataatttttgcaatagatgAAGATGTGCACTTTTTTAGACAACATGTAATTTCCACTACAGATATATTCCAATCTTACCATCAACAAAATCTGGTTCTTCAAAAAGTAAGAATTAATGATTTATTAAAACTTTTCCCTAACAACTAATTGCAACAGGTGATGTATGAAGATGCAAGTCAAATTGTAACTGAAGCAATTGGTAGTATTCGGACTATAGCATCTTTCTGTGCGGAGAAGAGAGTAATTACATCATACAGCCAAAAATGCCAAGCTTCAATGAAACAGAGCATTAGAAGCGGAATAGTTGGAGGCCTTGGTTTCAGTTTCTCGTACTTAATGTCATATCTCACATATGCTCTTTGTTTCTATGTAGGTGCACAGTTTGTACATGAAGGCAAATCCACCTTTAAAGAAGTTTTTAGAGTAAGGGGTACACATTCGACATTATTTCCGTAAGGTCGTTTTATTCAATGACTCAATTCATTAATCTGGTAATTTGCAGGTTTACTTTGCTTTGCTTTTCACAGCTTTTGGAATTTCCAAAACAAGTGGAATGGCATCAGGTTCAACAAAAGCCCAGGAATCCACAGCTTCCATACTAGCTATCATAGACAGGAAGTCTAAAATTGACTCGACTAGTGATGAAGGCATAATGCTAGAAAAGGTTGATGGCAATGTAGATTTTAAACATGTAAGCTTCAAATACCCATCCCGCCCAGATGTCCAAGTGCTCAGCGACTTCACTTTGGGCATTCCAGCCAGAAAGGTACTGTTAACGTGATACTTGTCATACCTTGTCCATAATTTTAATAGTCctttcagaaaagaaaagagtgGGGTTTTTGACATCACGGAATCAATAAATTTCACTTTGACCACTAAATTTTATTGTCATATATCAAAAGAGTATATTGTTAAACAAtaatattttgcaaatattttttatgaaaactAATTCATGTAACCAAACTACATAAAGTTAGTACCATTTAACTGCAGACTcatttgtgactggagggagtagttGTTTATTGCAAGGAGGGAGGGGGGAATCTTGCTAGGTTACTACCAGGTATTGAGATTAGACCATGCTACACAGTTCACAAGAGGGTCATGGCAAGTCTTGAACAGCTTTATTTCAACATCAGTAACAGGGGAATATCAGGTGTTCCCTACAAATACAGTAGCTgtttgatcaagttttgagtGCCCATTCCATCTTAACATAAGTTTCACAAAAGTTTTAGACAGGTGGTCCAAAATTCATCTTGCATTCTGCAAGATATCAAGTTTAAACTCCATTTTTACAAGAACCAAAAGCAGACAATATGAGGTGAAATTAGAATACAAAAGGATATAATTATTATGCATTAAGTTTATTTTTTCCTGTTGTATTATCTCTATGGATGTTCGATTGCCTCAATCCCTACTTCTCATtctttgaatatttttattatgatgtACATGCCATTCAATGTGAGTAGTAGAATTGGAGCACTAGATACTTCCAGTCAACGAACATGACTAGGAAAAAGAATGGAATTTCTTAGTGTTCATATTTTCCTCTAAAATTGTACTGATGGGTTTAAAACTAATTGTTATATGCAGACCGTTGCACTTGTTGGAGAGAGTGGTAGTGGCAAGTCAACAATAATTGCTTTGCTCGAGTGATTCTATGATCCGGATTCTGgcacaatctcactagatggaGCAGAACTCAAAAAACTTAAATTGAGTTGGTTAAGAGACCAAATGGGGTTGGTAAGCCAAGAACCTGTACTTTTCAAGGACACAATTCATGCCAACATAGCAAATGGAAAACAAGGATAAGTAAGTGAAGACGAGATTATCGCTGACGCAAAGGCAGTCAACGCTCATGAGTTCATATCTAGCTTGCCACAGGGATATAACACTACCGTAGGTGAGAGAGGAACACAGCTATCTGGAGGGCAAAAACAACGGGTAGCTATTGCAAGGGCCATCTTGAAGGGTCCAACAAGTGCCCTGGATGCTGAATCAGAGCGTATTGTTCAAGATGCATTGGATCAAGTGATGGTCAGTAGGACCACCATTGTCGTGGCTCACCGACTGTCCACGATCAAAGGGGCGGATATGATCGCAGTCATCAAAGAAGGTAAGGTTGCTGAGAAGGGAAAGCACGAATCCCTCATGGGCATCAAGGGTGGTGTTTATGCATCGCTAGTAGAACTACACTCCAAGTCAGCATAAGCAAACATGCAGACTTTGATTATTTATTTGGTATTGCAAGCGGCATTTGTAGTCCTAGCGACTCATGTAATGTAAACACATGCATGTAAGACTTACCATTAAACTTCGGATATAGTATCAAAGCTTGATCAACTTTGGatcatataatcaaattttcctTCATACTTCTGGTTTCGTTGTAGGTCAGTCATAAACTCCAAGGCAACAAAGATAACATTGCCTCATATCTATGCATTACTGATTTACTGgtggaaaagaaaacaaatcacCCTATCACTGAACTGAGCAGAAGCATTTCCACAACTCCGCTAGCCCCTAGTTCACACGAGGGCCTAAGTTTAAGCTACCTGGCCAAAAACTTCACATACAGAAACGAGCTATATCCAGGACATTGGAAAGAATAAGTTCGCATCAAATGCAGCTGCCAATTCGCGAAATAAGTATGCGTCGTATGCAAAATTCAGAACGGCGTACCTTTGGTACAGCGGGGTCGCCTTGGTCCGAAGGACTCCAACCTAGCTTCCGCCGCCGAGACGGAACATGCCGGCGATGCTGCCATTCCTGGCCTCAGGGAGCCGGCCGCCTCGCTGCCTCCGCCCGGCGGAGACGGAGTAGTCGCAGCCGTTCCATAGAAACGGCGCCCGCGTGCCTTCCGCCCTTCTACCTCTCGCTGCTTGCAAGCCCTCCGAAAAATAAATCAAGGGCTTAAATTGTTTGGGCCCATCTACCGAATAATGGTTAGTGCTCGCCTCCTCgacgatttttttatttttatattttaaaaataataatattataaaaataaatatttgtttaaaaaacTGCAAAGCTAAACTAATATCGTCTATTGGAAGAGAGATATGCAATTAGAAAAAACAAACTTATCGTCCTTCTAACCGAAAGttaggttaaaaaaataaaaatataatattctaatactctcaaaattaaaaaatactatcacaatagttataaattttaaaaaatattatgacgTAGAATAGTCGtgaaaaattctcaaaattctataaaattctcatttttctcaaaatgtATGTGTAGAATAATCATGCAAAATACAACATTCCAATActattaaaattctaaaaaaaactatcgAACGAAGTCTCCCTCCTCCACTGTGATGGTTTagttctaaattttttcaaacagacaaagtatttttatttttaaatcctCTAACGGTCGACAATagtctaattttattttattttccaaacaaactcctatttttacaattttttattttcaaaatatgaaaataaaaaagctgCCTCCTTGACTGTGATGGTAGGTGGGGATTATGCGGCCCAGCCAGGCCCAAACCAGGAAGAGATCGCCAGGAGATCTCACCGGCGATGAGAGCTCGGCTGacggcggcggggcggcggcgacggcgcgaCCATGAGAATGAGCTCGCTAGCCCAAAGGTATGCCATGTTCTAAAAATTTTCGCTCATTTTGCCCTTCAGATCACGCGCATCCGCTAGGCGCGTTTAGCAGTTTTGCCCGTATCGCCCCTGtagcttctttctttttttccccgaATGTATCTCCCCTGTAGCTGTTAGTACTCATTTGATCTTCTTATGGATCGTTCGGGAGACGGCTGTAGATCGCCTCCGCGTGCGAATTTTCGGCATGAAACGTACAGGTTTGGTGAATCAGAGTCTGGAGCAGTGGAGCTAGTGGAATTTTGTCTGTTGTCTTCCTTATAATAATGCAGTTCAGGACTTGGAAGTAAATTTTTTTCCGAGCaaggggaggggaaggggaatCCTCACCTTAAGGATTTGAAGTAAATAGAGAATTTATGTCGATTTTGTGGTAGCTTGGTAGTTCAGAATTATAGGTCTTCCATGCAGCATACTGCAAAATGCCTGAGCTCAAATTTTGCATCTTAACTTCTAAAGTGACGAACAATTGGGCTCTATGGCCAAATAGTAGTTGTACAGATTATCAAATGATATGAAGATACATCATTCTATTCAGAGTTCGAGCGGAGCTCTACTAGTGAAGCGTAGGCTCCACCCTTGATGCGCAACAGAGCTTCATGCCTTCCCTTCTCTACAATCTTTCCTTCCTTGAGGACCGCAATCATATCAGCCCCTTTGATCGTGGAGAGACGGTGTGCCACCACAATGGTGGTCCGGCTGATCATGACTCGATCCAATGCGTCTTGAACAATGCGCTCTGATTCGGCGTCCAGGGCGCTGGTCGCCTCATCAAGAAGTAGTATCTTAGGATCCTTTATTATGGCCCTTGCAATGGCTACCCGTTGTTTCTGCCCACCTGATAGCTGAATTCCTTTCTCGCCTACCATGGTGTCATATCCTTGTGGCAAGCTTGATATGAACTCATGGGCATTGGCTGCCTTGGCCACAGCCATAACCTCTTCCTCTGTTACCTCTCCGTGTTTCCCGTATGTTATGTTGGCCCGGATCGTGTCATTGAAAAGCACTGGCTCCTGACCTACCAGCCCCATTTGATCCCTTAGCCAGCTAACTTTTAAGCTCTTAATTTCAAcaccatctagtgagattgttcCAGAATCAGGATCATAGAAACGCTCCAGTAAAGCAATTATAGTGGACTTGCCACTACCACTCTCTCCAACAAGCGCCACTGTCTGTACAAAAGGAAGGAAAAGGTCGCATCACAAGTTCACAACTGTTCCAGTGCTTGCGAAAGATCAGATGTGAAATAAAGCAGCTGACGGTTGCCTATGCAATGCCACTGGAACCAGATACATTATATTCAgttttaagtatatattttttgtttcacaTAGAGATTGCATATCAAGTTAATTGTCCCAATGGAAAAGATTTTGGGTGCAAGAAAATTAACAAAAGATGGTAAATAGGTGCAAGTTAAATTGTACCTTTCCATAAGGAATATGCAAGGTAAAGTCACTGAATATCTGGACATCTGGGCGTGATGGGTACTTGAAACCGACATTGGTGAAATCAATGTTGCCAGTGACATTCTCCAGTGTCGTGCCATCATCACTACTTGAGTCAATTTTGGACTTCCTATCTAGAATACTGAAAATGGAAATAGCAGAATCTCTTGCCTTTGTTGCATCAGAGGCCAGTGCACTTGCCTGTGAAATCCCAACAGCTACCAAAACTAAGGCAAAGAAAACCTGGAAAACATCCGATCAGTTTGTCAATGATTGataaaattaatatttgtgCACCAAACGGCAACTTGAATCAGTAGGTATCCTTACCTTAAAAACATCTGGAAAAGTAGTTTTTCCCTGGTGGACAAACAGTGCACCAACGTAGAAACAAAGACCGTATGTGAGATACAAAACTAAGAATGAGAAGCCATAACCAAGTCCTCCAACAATTCCACTTCGAATGCCCTGTTTCCTTAGAGCTTCACATTTCTCATTGTATGTTGTGACCACCCTTTTCTCTGCACAGAAAGATGCTACAGTTCTGATACTACCAACAGCATCAGTTGCAACTTGACTTGCATCTTCATACATCTCCTGCATAATAAGATCGCATTATCATGATAAGCAACTAAGGGATCATCGGAAAGATCATTCTCAAATCTCAACAAAACAGGAAACCATTTTTACAGTTTTTATGCATCACCTTAGCATCTTCGCTAAACCCCTTCAAGAACTTCACTTGAGCATAACCCTGTGCACCCACCAAAGGAATCACACATGTGATGATCAGTGCAAGCCTCCAGTCTGCCGCAAAAGCTATGACAAAGCCAGTTGTTAATGAAGCTACAGACTGCACTATAAGGGCTAAGTTATCTCCTACTAAGCGCCGGACATTTAATGCGTCAATTGAGAGCCTTGTACCAAGTGCCCCACTGCAAGTGATAAAGATGACTCTTAGTGTGGTTGTGTAAATCCAAATATTTGGAAAATATAAAGTAATTTAAAAAGTTATTTGATACTATACCTTGAATTTGAGGGTTTATCAAACCATGCAACTTCTTGGCTCACAATGCTTTGAAATGACAAAGCACGAATGCGCTGTATAAGCTTGCCACCAGCAATTCCGAACAGCAAATATTCTGTCGGGATTGCAATCAATGTAGCAACCCCCAGAACAACAGATATCAATGCCCAAAAGCTAGAATCTTTTTTCAGCTTATCTGGTGGTTCATAGAAAGATTTTATAACACCAGACATTAATATACCGAACAATGGGAAAATGACTCCATGCACTGATGCTGCTATAGAGCCTAACAGCATAATTGGCACTTCTGGCTTGTTAAGTTTAAAAAGTCGTCCAATTGGTGCTTTCTTAAAGGCCATATCATCGGAGAGCTCGTCTTTTGTTTGTTCACCTGTGATCCTATCCTCATGTAACTCAAAAGATAACCCTAAGGGGTTCTTGAAGGAATATCTGGCGCTATTACCAGAAGAACCTTTTGTTATTGACCGTCTAAGTGACAAACTTCTGCTCTTTGATCTAGAATCTAGCACCCCAGAGTCTGGTAGCTTATGCCTTTCGTCAGCACGAGTCTCTTGTAGTCTAATAAGCTGGGAGTAAGCTCCATTGGGATCCTTCACCAGTGCATCATGAGGACCTGTATATATACAATTATCACAGTTTGACAAGCGAAAAATTCCAGAAAGTAGAAATAAATACATTTAAGAGAATTAAACCTTGTTCAATTATCTTCCCTTGACGAACAACTGTTATGCAGTCAACATTCCTTACAGTGCTCAAACGATGAGCAACAACAAGTGTGGTCCTTTCTACCATAATCCTATTCAGTGCCTCCTGAACTATCCACTCAGATTCCACATCCAATGCACTTGTTGCTTCATCAAGCAAAAGTATTTTTGGATCTTTAAGGATGGCTCTTGCAATTGCAATCCTTTGTTTTTGTCCTCCAGAAAGCTGCGCACCACGTTGGCCAACCAATGTATCATATCCCTGTTATCACACGAAAACATTGTTAACTACTTATTGCGTTAAAATAAACTTAAGTGTCAAGAATTTATTGCAAAGATTCAATTTTTTGTTTCCATACATTCGGTAACTTATCGATGAAGTTTGCTGCGTTTGCAAGCTCAGCTGCTCTCTTGATCTCTTCAAGTGTTGCATCTTCTTTACCGTACATTATGTTATCTTTAATGGTGGTCATAAAGAGCAGTGGTTCTTGGCTAACCAGCCCGATCTTCCCTCTTACCCAATTAAGCCTAAGATTCTTGATGTTGATGCCGTCTATCAAAACCTCACCAGCCTGTGGATCATAGAATCTTTCAACTAGGCTGATAACAGTTGACTTGCCACTTCCACTCTCTCCAACTATGGCCATTGTTGTTCCACTGGCTACTTGTAACGACAATCCATCTAATATCAATTGATCTGGTCTTGCAGGGTAGCGAAAGTGAACATCTTTTAGCTCAACATCACCCTTGATATCTTCTAAAATAACGCCGCTGGTATCACCTGAATCTATCCCTGGTTTCCTCTTAATCGTTTCAAACAATCTGTATGCTGCAGATTGACCCTCCGCAATTGCAGAAACAGAGGGTGTTGCATTACCTAAAGAACtgttgcaaaaattgaaaactgGCATGTTCAGGACATTATTGTACTATATGCAATGGTCAAAATTAAACTATTGATTTCTCGATATGAATTAGTGTTTGCATAACACTGTTGAAGTCCTTCATGTATGTGCACTTTGTTGAGGAAATTAAGTGATCTCATGAGGGTAAACACTGCGAATAGAATTAAGTACAAATCTAGAGGGCTTAAACAGTGTGCTTTCGTGTTACTAATGTTAGGATTTCAGGAACTCACGATGCACCGGTTAACACAGCAAACAAAACTGTGATGATCTTCCCACCAGTATAACCTTTGTCAACGATTAGTTTTCCACCGTACCAGAAGGCTAGGCCATAGCTGCTGAACAAAATGCAAAAGACAGATCCCATGCCGAAACCATTGATAAGGCCTTCCTCAATATCAGTCCTGTACGCCTTCTTTATGAAATTATTGTACATTGCGACAGCTTTGTTCTCGCCGCTGAAGGAAACTACCTATATATTGAAACAAGATATAGTACTAACTTATTGTTCTCTATTCTCAAAATAGTCGATATACTTTGAAATAATTGACATAGTTTGAACTCACTGTTCGTATAGATGTGATGGTCTGTTCAACAATGTCTCCAGCATCTCCATACAATGTCAGTTTCTTGCTAGAAACCTTGGTTAGAAACTTTGCAGAAACTGCACCAGCAATAGCAATTAGCGGTAGTGATGTTAGCATGACAAGGGTGAGGAGCCAGCCTCTTGTGAATGCTATGACAAAACCACCAATGAAGGCAGATGAGAGTTGTAGAAGCTTCCCTGCCTATAAATGGTAAGATAACAGATGCATGAATTATCAGCATCAGTAGCACAAGGTAATACTTAATGCAGAGAGTATGAAAATAGTACAGTTTGCTAACACATAAACTAATACCCACGGTCCATTTTGCTAACAATGTAAATACTGATGTCTGACATTAATTTTTGTTTTGCAGGTCTGTGCACACTTGTGTTTGCGTCTTTGCGATGTGATGGAATGTTGTGCTCCTTTATTTAGTTCTGAAAACAAATATAATACCTTCTCGCCAAGAGCATCTTGAAGCAGGAGGGTATCGCTAGACATCCTAGAAACTGCCTGGCCTGTTGTCAATTCTGTATCGAAGAATGCAATATCCTGCCTCAGGACCGCGTTAAGGTATAAAGAACGGATGCGGGCTGACTGTCTTTCTCCTGCCATCGTCCAACATGACACCTCTGGGCAAGTGAAAGGTGAGCCTTCTATTagcatttcttttctttctttctttttttttttaaaaaaaaagagcctTCTATTAGCATTTCAACTATTCAAGTAGTGCCccgtcaaaaagaaaaacaagtagaACTAGATTGTAACAAATAAATAGGTGAATGAATATGTAGCTAATTCCTTTGATTTTGAATGCCGTAAAGCACAATTATATTCGATAACTTGGTTATATTGGGCAGTTTAGTTTCGTTTACTAATAGTAATGCTGTAGTACTAATTTATCTGTATTATTTCTTCACATCCATAGATTTCAGTGACACTGCTTTTATGAATCAGACAACACAATGAAATTCCACTTACGAAGGAAGGAGACAACTGCTGCTCCAATGCCCAAATATACGAAGTCCAGAACAACCTGGAGGGAAAATTAAGTCCCCCGTTAAAATCAGCTGCTCGTCAAACGACCACCGGAGACGGCGATGCTGACGCGTAGCTTCTGGCGGCGGCCGGTTTATCATCGCTCGGTTGCACAGGTGCACTCACCTTGCTGACGCTGCGGAGGATGCTCTTCGTTGTGCTGTCGCCGAAGGAGTCGATTACGTTCCCGAAGAGGACTGCCATGAGGGGCTCCGCCACGCCGTTGACCACGGCCCCCACCGTGCCGATCACCATCAGCAGCACGTCCAGGCGGTCCGCGTACCGGAACATGCCGAGCAACGGCACCTTCTTGGCGGCGGCCACCGCCTCCTTCTCGCCGTCTTTGCCATTCTGGTCATCACCGAGGCCAGCGGCTCTGCTAGCCGTCGCGTCCATGGTGGCGTCAAGCTCAGCTTGCTGCTGGCGTGCTGGAATCTAGCTTGTGTGTGGCGTATGAATAGCTTCGGTGCCCCCCACGGCGTAGTGGAGGCACTATATGTACGCATCTTTGGCGCAGGCGTTCGACTTGTCGCCACTAATCGGAGCCTGGAAGCGACCCGGAACGATCACTGGATCACTGATAGATAGTGATGGACAAAAAACATAGACCGCCCGGACGGTTCATGCATGTGGTTATTATCCGAAGCATCAGTATTCGTACTACGGTCTACGGGTGCAAACTAAAATCGTgctcctttcttcttctatttCAGCGTGATCAGCTGACTTGTGGTTCTGTAACGGTCTCCTGGTGATCTGTCTTGTACGAACGCGGACAATAGCCCTTTGAAAAATAGAACTACGCGTGGATAGTAAGTTGATAAtactatcttcttcttttttgtcatACTTTAGTGTACTGGAGTTGtgatggacttatatttggtgCATTCGAGAGAAGTTTATATGCACTTGTATTTGGGATAGTAGGATCATGCGATCATCCAGTATAAGGCGTTGGATCGCGAGTGAACGCGCCAGATCTCGGTGGTATCACCCTCCACTTGATACCAGCTGTATGTATTACAGAAACCTCCCGGGTCTTGAGCGTCCCCCGTGGCACCTTAGCCAACGGAGAACGGAGCCACGGGCGCCGAGTCTGCTTAGGGGTCAGGCTGCGTCCACGACGACGTCATGCTCGGTTCAAAGCATGGACCAAATGCTTTGTGATTGCTTTTCACTGTGACTTCATCTCGTACTATTTCAGTTCTGAAACAGATATCATCTTAAAATACGTAtaagttaaattttaaaaaatttaaatactaatatatataaaattattaaaatttgacacgtaaaaataatagtaatgaatttatcatgaaaaatactttaatattatctaattttatcaATTGTTATCCAGAGATAGTTGTTAAAAGTATCCATCAATAATAAACGTACTTATTAGAGACCATATTAATATATTAAATgacaagtaaaaaaagaaattacCTGTCAAGACTTTTGACTAATTAGTTGGTCGAGCTTTTCTTTGACTGCTCTCCGGCTGGACGGACGGACACCAGCGGCAGGCGTTCCTTGCATGCCAAGCAAGCAGGAGTACTTGTCGAGTTGGGAGTTGGAATCGGGAAGACTAGTAGCCGCACGAGGTGTGCATGCGTCATGCTCCACGATCGAGACAAGACACAAGAGTTCGGTGTTGACTTTGGTCGGCACCTTGAGTCCTTGATCGTTCGTTCAACGGCTCAGTTGATCCAAAAGGCCTGGGGACTGTTCGGCCAGCCTT
This region includes:
- the LOC133908542 gene encoding ABC transporter B family member 4-like isoform X1 — its product is MDATASRAAGLGDDQNGKDGEKEAVAAAKKVPLLGMFRYADRLDVLLMVIGTVGAVVNGVAEPLMAVLFGNVIDSFGDSTTKSILRSVSKVVLDFVYLGIGAAVVSFLQVSCWTMAGERQSARIRSLYLNAVLRQDIAFFDTELTTGQAVSRMSSDTLLLQDALGEKAGKLLQLSSAFIGGFVIAFTRGWLLTLVMLTSLPLIAIAGAVSAKFLTKVSSKKLTLYGDAGDIVEQTITSIRTVVSFSGENKAVAMYNNFIKKAYRTDIEEGLINGFGMGSVFCILFSSYGLAFWYGGKLIVDKGYTGGKIITVLFAVLTGASSLGNATPSVSAIAEGQSAAYRLFETIKRKPGIDSGDTSGVILEDIKGDVELKDVHFRYPARPDQLILDGLSLQVASGTTMAIVGESGSGKSTVISLVERFYDPQAGEVLIDGINIKNLRLNWVRGKIGLVSQEPLLFMTTIKDNIMYGKEDATLEEIKRAAELANAANFIDKLPNGYDTLVGQRGAQLSGGQKQRIAIARAILKDPKILLLDEATSALDVESEWIVQEALNRIMVERTTLVVAHRLSTVRNVDCITVVRQGKIIEQGPHDALVKDPNGAYSQLIRLQETRADERHKLPDSGVLDSRSKSRSLSLRRSITKGSSGNSARYSFKNPLGLSFELHEDRITGEQTKDELSDDMAFKKAPIGRLFKLNKPEVPIMLLGSIAASVHGVIFPLFGILMSGVIKSFYEPPDKLKKDSSFWALISVVLGVATLIAIPTEYLLFGIAGGKLIQRIRALSFQSIVSQEVAWFDKPSNSSGALGTRLSIDALNVRRLVGDNLALIVQSVASLTTGFVIAFAADWRLALIITCVIPLVGAQGYAQVKFLKGFSEDAKEMYEDASQVATDAVGSIRTVASFCAEKRVVTTYNEKCEALRKQGIRSGIVGGLGYGFSFLVLYLTYGLCFYVGALFVHQGKTTFPDVFKVFFALVLVAVGISQASALASDATKARDSAISIFSILDRKSKIDSSSDDGTTLENVTGNIDFTNVGFKYPSRPDVQIFSDFTLHIPYGKTVALVGESGSGKSTIIALLERFYDPDSGTISLDGVEIKSLKVSWLRDQMGLVGQEPVLFNDTIRANITYGKHGEVTEEEVMAVAKAANAHEFISSLPQGYDTMVGEKGIQLSGGQKQRVAIARAIIKDPKILLLDEATSALDAESERIVQDALDRVMISRTTIVVAHRLSTIKGADMIAVLKEGKIVEKGRHEALLRIKGGAYASLVELRSNSE
- the LOC133908542 gene encoding ABC transporter B family member 4-like isoform X2, with translation MDATASRAAGLGDDQNGKDGEKEAVAAAKKVPLLGMFRYADRLDVLLMVIGTVGAVVNGVAEPLMAVLFGNVIDSFGDSTTKSILRSVSKVVLDFVYLGIGAAVVSFLQVSCWTMAGERQSARIRSLYLNAVLRQDIAFFDTELTTGQAVSRMSSDTLLLQDALGEKAGKLLQLSSAFIGGFVIAFTRGWLLTLVMLTSLPLIAIAGAVSAKFLTKVSSKKLTLYGDAGDIVEQTITSIRTVVSFSGENKAVAMYNNFIKKAYRTDIEEGLINGFGMGSVFCILFSSYGLAFWYGGKLIVDKGYTGGKIITVLFAVLTGASSLGNATPSVSAIAEGQSAAYRLFETIKRKPGIDSGDTSGVILEDIKGDVELKDVHFRYPARPDQLILDGLSLQVASGTTMAIVGESGSGKSTVISLVERFYDPQAGEVLIDGINIKNLRLNWVRGKIGLVSQEPLLFMTTIKDNIMYGKEDATLEEIKRAAELANAANFIDKLPNGYDTLVGQRGAQLSGGQKQRIAIARAILKDPKILLLDEATSALDVESEWIVQEALNRIMVERTTLVVAHRLSTVRNVDCITVVRQGKIIEQGPHDALVKDPNGAYSQLIRLQETRADERHKLPDSGVLDSRSKSRSLSLRRSITKGSSGNSARYSFKNPLGLSFELHEDRITGEQTKDELSDDMAFKKAPIGRLFKLNKPEVPIMLLGSIAASVHGVIFPLFGILMSGVIKSFYEPPDKLKKDSSFWALISVVLGVATLIAIPTEYLLFGIAGGKLIQRIRALSFQSIVSQEVAWFDKPSNSSGALGTRLSIDALNVRRLVGDNLALIVQSVASLTTGFVIAFAADWRLALIITCVIPLVGAQGYAQVKFLKGFSEDAKEMYEDASQVATDAVGSIRTVASFCAEKRVVTTYNEKCEALRKQGIRSGIVGGLGYGFSFLVLYLTYGLCFYVGALFVHQGKTTFPDVFKVFFALVLVAVGISQASALASDATKARDSAISIFSILDRKSKIDSSSDDGTTLENVTGNIDFTNVGFKYPSRPDVQIFSDFTLHIPYGKWHCIGNRQLLYFTSDLSQALEQL